Proteins from a genomic interval of Danio rerio strain Tuebingen ecotype United States chromosome 4, GRCz12tu, whole genome shotgun sequence:
- the LOC137491378 gene encoding NACHT, LRR and PYD domains-containing protein 3-like, which yields MAEERVKDSLSEKHSVRSGSCVSSAVSLKSDWSMGNPPVFSEKTPSSTQSVDGDDQTGDLQQDSLQPEHDELQRVKEQHKTSMKNKYERLFEGINHGETQTLLNSIYTQLYIIEGESEGVNEEHEVLQMEKRGRTKPSQHTPVYCNDIFKASAGAGHEEKIKKEKAQIKTVLTKGIAGIGKTVSVQKFILDWAEGKDHQDVDFMFVLPFRELNLIRDHQYSLHRLLLDFHPELEDLEPKIYEQCRVVFIFDGLDESRITLNFSDEEKVCAVTESSSVAVLMRSLLKGDLLPSALIWITSRPAAAHQIPSRYIKRLTEIQGFTEPQKEEYFRKRISDEHQAGRIISHIRRARSLQIMCHIPVFCWISSTVLQMLLEEDVSAEIPQTLTEMYIHFLLIQINMRKQKYEERDPEKLLQANRGVILKLAEVAFRQLMKGNVMFYEEDLIESGIDVTDASVYSGICTEIFKEESVIHQRKVYSFIHLSFQEFLAAFFVFYCHLTENREPLRGIYDEEYSYNGYIQSSSEKSLYDLLSSAVDKAVRSSNGHLDLFLRFLLGVSLESNQRLFQDLLTHTEESSENIRRITQYIKDKIKEDEHLSAERSINLFLCLLEVKDQTLAREIQEFVKSDKHSEEELSPAHCSTISYMIEMSEEPLDELDSNKFNTSAEGRRRLTAAVRNCGRALLQWCNLTVQCCESLSSALQSSNCVLRELDLSINDLQDSGVKKISDGLKSQHCKLDTLRLVMCNLTVQCCESLSSALQSSNCVLRELDLSNNDLQDSGVKLLSDGLKSQHCKLDTLRLVMCNLTIQRCESLSSALQSSNCVLRELDLSNNDLQDSGVKLLSDGLKSQHCKLDTLRLSGCMVTEEGCGFLSSALTSNPSHLRELDLSYNHPGDSGVKLLSEQLEDPNYTLDKLNLDHGGETRITAGPRKYVCFLTLDLNTAHTRFILSEENREVKSVRENQPYPDHPHRFDCRQVLCRESVCGRCYWEIDCSGDDGVCISVSYKSIRRKGGGECAFGGNAQSWSLLCDSSSFSFWHNHTHTDLPVKALSRRIGVFVDHSAGTLIFYNIYRDTMSLIHSVQTTFTEPLCAGFTVYRGSSVKLS from the exons atggcagaggagcgagtaaaggactctctctcagagaaacacag tgtgagatcaggatcatgtgtgtccagcgctgtgtctctgaagagtgactggtCAATGGGTAATCCACCAGTATTCAGTGAGAAAACACCATCATCTACTCAAAG tgtggatggagatgatcagactggagacctgcagcaggattcactccaaccagaacatgatgaactccagagagtcaaagagcagcacaaaaccagcatgaagaacaagtatgagagattatttgagggaatcaaccatggagagactcaaaccctcctgaacagcatctacacacagctctacatcatagaaggagagagtgaaggagtgaatgaagaacatgaggttttacagatggagaaaagaggcagaacaaaaccctcacaacacactccagtctactgcaatgacatctttaaagcctcagctggagcaggacatgaggagaagatcaagaaggagaaagcccagatcaagactgttctcactaaaggcatcgctggaatcgggaaaaccgtctctgtgcagaagttcattctggactgggccgagggaaaagaccatcaggatgtagatttcatgtttgtgcttccatttcgagagctgaacttgatcagagatcatcagtacagtcttcacagacttctgctggactttcatcctgaacttgaagatctggagcccaagatttatgagcagtgtagagttgtgttcatctttgatggtctggatgaaagcagaatcacactcaacttttcagatgaggagaaagtttgtgctgtgactgaatcttcatcagtggctgtgttgatgcggagcctcctgaaaggagatctgcttccctctgctctcatctggatcacctccagaccagcagcagcccatcagatcccctccagatacatcaagcgtctgacagagattcagggattcactgagcctcagaaggaggaatatttcaggaagagaatcagcgacgagcatcaagccggcagaatcatctcccacatcagaagagcaagaagcctccagatcatgtgccacatacccgtcttctgctggatctcctccactgtgcttcagatgctcctggaagaagatgtgagtgcagaaatccctcaaactctgactgagatgtacatccacttcctgctgattcagatcaacatgaggaagcagaagtatgaagagagagatccagagaaactcctgcaggccaacagaggagtgatcctcaaacttgctgaagtggctttcagacagctgatgaagggcaatgtgatgttctatgaggaggacctgattgagagcggcatagacgtcactgacgcctctgtgtattctgggatctgcactgagatcttcaaggaggaatctgtgattcatcagaggaaagtctacagcttcatccatctcagctttcaggagtttctggctgctttctttgtgttttactgccatttaacagagaacagagaaccgCTGAGGGGGATTTATGATGAAGAATATTCATATAATGGATATATCCAGTCCAGCTCTGAGAAGTCTCTGTATGATCTGCTCAGTTCAGCAGTAGATAAAGCTGTCAGGAGTAGTaatggtcatctggatctgttcctgcggttcctgctgggcgtctcactggagtccaatcagagactcttccaggatctgctgacacacacagaggagagctcagagaacatcaggagaatcacacagtacattaaagacAAGATCAAGGAAGATGAACATCTCTcagctgaaagatccatcaatctgttcctctgtctgctggaggtgaaagatcagactctggccagagagattcaggagtttgtgaaatcagacaaacactcagaggaggaactctctcctgctcactgctcaacaatctcCTACATGATTGAGATGTCAGAGGAGCCGCTGGATGAGTTAGACTCTAATAAATTCAACACATCAGCTGAGGGAAGACGGAGACTGACAGCAGCTGTGAGAAACTGCGGAAGAGCTCT actGCAGtggtgtaatctcactgttcagtgctgtgagagtttgtcttcagctctacaatcctcaaactgtgtgctgagagagctggacctgagtatcaatgacctgcaggattcaggagtgaagaagatctctgatggactgaagagtcaacactgtaaactggacacactgag attggtcatgtgtaatctcactgttcagtgctgtgagagtttgtcttcagctctacaatcctcaaactgtgtgctgagagagctggacctgagtaacaatgacctgcaggattcaggagtgaagcttctctctgatggactgaagagtcaacactgtaaactggacacactgag gttggtcatgtgtaatctcactATTCAgcgctgtgagagtttgtcttcagctctacaatcctcaaactgtgtgctgagagagctggacctgagtaacaatgacctgcaggattcaggagtgaagcttctctctgatggactgaagagtcaacactgtaaactggacacactgag attgtctggctgtatggtgacagaggaaggctgtggttttctgtcttcagctctgacttcaaacccctcacacctgagagagctggatctgagctacaatcatccaggagattcaggagtcaagctgctctctgaacaactggaggatccaaactacacactggacaaactcaa tctggatcatggaggagagacgaggattacagcaggaccacgcaaat atgtctgtttcctcactctggatctaaacacagcacacactcgattcattctgtctgaggagaacagagaggtgaagagtgtgagagagaatcagccgtatcctgatcatccacacagatttgattgtcgtcaggtgttgtgcagagagagtgtgtgtggacgctgttactgggagattgactgcagtggagatgatggtgtgtgtatatcagtgtcatataagagcatcaggaggaagggaggaggtGAGTGTGCGTTTGGaggtaatgctcagtcctggagtttgctcTGTGATTCCTCCAGTTTCTCATTCtggcacaatcacacacacactgatctcccagtgaaggcgctcagcaggagaataggagtgtttgtggatcacagtgcaggaactctgatcttctacaacatctatagagacacaatgagcctcatccactcagtccagaccacattcactgagccgctctgtgctgggTTTACTGTTTATcgtggatcatcagtgaaactgagctga